A window of the Halobacterium hubeiense genome harbors these coding sequences:
- a CDS encoding NifU family protein: protein MSTESQSGDDLEERVNNFLRRNFPQIQMHGGTAAIQNIDREEGVVDLQLGGACSGCGISPMTIQAIKSRMTKEIPEIDAVNADTGMGGGDTGMSPSFPGEDADGEDVEEDEGPQAPF from the coding sequence ATGAGCACCGAGAGTCAGAGCGGCGACGACCTGGAGGAGCGCGTCAACAACTTCCTCCGCCGGAACTTCCCCCAGATTCAGATGCACGGCGGCACGGCCGCCATCCAGAACATCGACCGCGAGGAGGGCGTCGTCGACCTCCAGCTCGGCGGCGCGTGTTCGGGCTGTGGCATCTCCCCGATGACGATTCAGGCCATCAAGTCCCGGATGACCAAGGAGATTCCCGAAATCGACGCCGTCAACGCCGACACCGGCATGGGCGGCGGCGACACGGGCATGAGCCCCTCGTTCCCCGGCGAGGACGCCGACGGCGAGGATGTCGAAGAAGACGAAGGCCCGCAGGCCCCGTTCTAA
- a CDS encoding DUF7130 family rubredoxin-like protein has translation MSGEPPSVGLGTAVYDDDGEKLGTIRGFDEDGFFVTTREGVDALSIEHERAGHEFGEAELMWRCSECGELGDLQESFPEECPNCGVEKEAIYYWTED, from the coding sequence ATGAGTGGGGAACCACCCAGCGTCGGCCTCGGGACGGCCGTCTACGACGACGACGGCGAGAAACTCGGGACGATTCGCGGCTTCGACGAGGACGGCTTCTTCGTGACGACCCGCGAGGGCGTCGACGCGCTCTCCATCGAGCACGAGCGCGCCGGCCACGAATTCGGCGAAGCCGAGCTCATGTGGCGGTGCTCGGAGTGCGGCGAACTCGGCGACCTCCAGGAGTCGTTCCCCGAGGAGTGTCCGAACTGCGGCGTCGAGAAGGAAGCCATTTACTATTGGACTGAAGACTGA
- a CDS encoding transposase encodes MTFREMVDGALKSYPRKQQVRYDRSVTLEGLVAEIPAQYVRFYDPYDHEQGDPKPWEAVFRAHVLRCVKGWKNSTALHTYLKAKPFLTSELGFNDIPDQSTLWRAWEDRLADVQEAVRTAAEVVVDIARYHDIPAPEPEFLPDQPTGTVTRSKSKDTLAREKAREVWKGAKPIVEDCFHLNRAHNASIPEGAFWEQQSYLGMRTDMHPNDGAQSFAEDTTRDRTPSGDSHRLQTTDLGVGRIRTMLRETSRTLVARAKSKDRMGRKQMAAIDITKGQPWSGHVERDHRGRNQEDWILGYKGDDGPFFQWAVIKLVGHDVPLILDAVPVQRGQKREDLVDELLEGATDIVPGLDLVMMDREFDPDGIKDVCEDHDVHYLNPATVRSSSDHEHQIAKLANSEKDFDVVEQERLDDGPTRNAVYLPKREWEREDEDNDGTDVTIRQELLEEFEDVGDATPLSQNRDGDSPLSSLLDDVADKEEIEEPTRVDAPTVPFETNLPWVDVDSEDERETKHQIGRLMSKYKRRWGIENGFKKVKKFLAETKTPDHRFRYFNFAFACVLYNCWRLVDVLVQLELNGEVKDGPSVSSNSFLTFAKKNYGLDPPD; translated from the coding sequence ATGACGTTCCGGGAGATGGTTGATGGCGCTCTCAAATCGTATCCCCGCAAGCAACAGGTCCGCTACGACCGCTCGGTCACGCTTGAGGGCCTCGTCGCCGAGATCCCCGCGCAGTACGTTCGGTTCTACGACCCCTACGACCACGAACAGGGCGACCCGAAGCCCTGGGAAGCCGTCTTCCGAGCGCACGTGCTCCGCTGTGTAAAGGGCTGGAAGAACTCGACGGCGCTCCACACGTACCTCAAAGCGAAGCCGTTCCTCACGAGCGAGCTGGGCTTCAATGACATCCCCGACCAGTCCACGCTGTGGCGGGCGTGGGAGGACCGCCTCGCTGACGTCCAAGAGGCCGTTCGGACGGCCGCGGAGGTCGTCGTGGACATCGCCCGCTACCACGACATCCCCGCGCCCGAACCCGAGTTCCTCCCTGACCAACCGACGGGCACTGTTACGCGGTCGAAGAGCAAGGACACGCTCGCCCGCGAGAAAGCCCGCGAGGTCTGGAAAGGCGCGAAGCCCATCGTCGAGGACTGCTTCCACCTCAACCGCGCACACAACGCGTCGATCCCCGAGGGCGCGTTCTGGGAGCAACAGTCCTACCTCGGGATGCGGACGGACATGCACCCGAACGACGGCGCGCAGTCGTTCGCGGAAGATACCACCCGGGACCGGACGCCGTCCGGGGACTCTCACCGCCTCCAAACCACCGACCTCGGCGTGGGACGCATCCGGACGATGCTCCGCGAGACCAGCCGCACGCTCGTTGCCCGCGCGAAATCGAAGGACAGGATGGGGCGCAAGCAGATGGCGGCCATCGACATCACGAAAGGCCAGCCGTGGAGCGGGCACGTTGAACGCGACCACAGAGGCCGGAATCAAGAAGACTGGATTCTCGGCTACAAGGGCGACGACGGCCCGTTCTTCCAGTGGGCGGTCATCAAACTCGTCGGCCACGACGTCCCGCTTATTCTCGACGCCGTCCCGGTGCAGCGCGGCCAGAAACGCGAGGACCTCGTGGACGAACTCTTGGAGGGCGCGACCGACATAGTGCCCGGCCTCGACCTCGTGATGATGGACCGCGAGTTCGACCCGGACGGTATCAAAGACGTCTGCGAAGACCACGACGTCCACTACCTGAACCCTGCGACGGTGCGTTCCAGTAGCGACCACGAACACCAGATCGCCAAACTCGCCAACTCCGAGAAGGACTTCGACGTCGTCGAGCAGGAGCGCCTAGACGACGGGCCGACGCGGAATGCAGTCTACCTCCCGAAGCGGGAATGGGAGCGCGAAGACGAGGACAACGACGGGACGGACGTGACGATTCGACAGGAGCTCCTGGAGGAGTTCGAAGACGTCGGCGACGCCACGCCGCTATCCCAAAACCGTGACGGTGATTCGCCGCTAAGCAGCCTTCTGGATGACGTAGCGGACAAGGAGGAGATCGAGGAGCCGACGCGTGTGGACGCGCCGACGGTGCCGTTTGAGACGAACCTGCCGTGGGTGGATGTCGATTCCGAGGACGAACGGGAGACGAAGCACCAGATCGGGCGGCTGATGTCGAAGTACAAGCGGCGGTGGGGTATCGAGAACGGGTTCAAGAAGGTGAAGAAGTTCCTCGCGGAAACGAAGACGCCGGACCACCGGTTCCGGTACTTCAACTTCGCGTTCGCTTGCGTGCTGTACAACTGCTGGCGGCTCGTGGACGTGCTGGTCCAACTGGAACTGAACGGCGAGGTCAAAGATGGGCCGTCCGTCTCATCGAACTCGTTCCTGACGTTCGCCAAGAAGAATTACGGCCTCGATCCGCCGGACTAA
- a CDS encoding signal peptidase I: MSVRRALTLGAEAFVVLVVVALLVGQVLGTPVLLGYVETGSMEPTMEPGDGFVAIPTAIDGDVEVGDVVVFRAEELQGGGLTTHRVVGETERGYVTQGDANPFTDQDGGEPPVKDAQVVAKALQVGGSVVVVPNLGTLVTGLQSAFADVQRRLAAATGTRALLGTQGIAYLLLGLSALLYVFDLFFASDGRQRDRDRDRSREQGISPGVVVAALAAVLVVAATAAMVVPAGTQQFGVVSAEFASENPTVIEQGESATLPYSVPNAGLVPVVAYVQPASEGVSVTPERVRVAGRGEATVDVTLSAPEQTGYYRRFVTEHRYLAVFPTSVLDSLHGVHPWLPILLIDAALAGGMAALGLLVLGGRRVRMRERESRHDRSLWRRALRYLR, translated from the coding sequence ATGTCCGTCCGCCGCGCGCTCACGCTCGGCGCCGAAGCGTTCGTCGTCCTCGTGGTCGTCGCCCTGCTGGTCGGCCAGGTGCTCGGCACGCCCGTTCTGTTGGGGTACGTCGAGACCGGGAGCATGGAGCCGACGATGGAGCCCGGCGACGGCTTCGTCGCGATACCGACGGCCATCGACGGCGACGTCGAGGTGGGCGACGTCGTCGTCTTCCGCGCCGAGGAGCTGCAGGGCGGCGGGCTGACCACCCACCGCGTCGTCGGCGAGACCGAGCGCGGGTACGTCACGCAGGGGGACGCCAACCCCTTCACCGACCAGGACGGTGGCGAACCGCCGGTGAAGGACGCGCAAGTCGTCGCGAAAGCGCTCCAGGTCGGCGGGTCGGTCGTCGTAGTCCCGAACCTCGGCACGCTCGTCACCGGCCTCCAGAGCGCGTTCGCCGACGTCCAGCGGCGGCTCGCGGCCGCGACCGGAACGCGCGCGCTGCTCGGTACGCAGGGCATCGCGTACCTCCTCTTGGGGCTCTCGGCGTTGCTGTACGTGTTCGACCTCTTCTTCGCCAGCGATGGCCGCCAGCGCGACCGCGACCGAGACCGGAGCCGCGAGCAGGGTATCTCGCCGGGTGTCGTCGTCGCCGCGCTCGCCGCGGTGCTCGTGGTCGCGGCGACCGCCGCGATGGTGGTGCCCGCGGGCACCCAGCAGTTCGGCGTCGTGAGCGCGGAGTTCGCCTCCGAGAACCCCACAGTCATCGAGCAAGGGGAGTCCGCGACGCTGCCGTACAGCGTCCCGAACGCCGGCCTCGTCCCCGTCGTCGCGTACGTCCAACCGGCCAGCGAGGGCGTCTCGGTGACGCCCGAGCGCGTCCGCGTCGCCGGGCGCGGCGAAGCCACTGTCGACGTCACGCTGTCCGCGCCCGAGCAGACCGGCTACTACCGGCGGTTCGTCACCGAACACCGCTACCTCGCGGTGTTCCCGACATCGGTTCTCGACTCGCTGCACGGCGTCCACCCGTGGCTGCCGATTCTCCTCATCGACGCAGCGCTCGCGGGCGGTATGGCGGCGTTGGGCCTGCTCGTGCTCGGCGGGCGCCGCGTCCGGATGCGCGAGCGCGAGTCCCGCCACGACCGGTCGCTGTGGCGGCGCGCGCTCCGCTACCTCCGGTGA
- a CDS encoding DUF7344 domain-containing protein, which produces MSSASQHRGQGEPADTGEGEPSDETVTEPLTEDELFDVLANRRRRYAVHALEDEDSSVELGDVAEQVAAWEYGVDVEQVSYEERKRVYTALQQSHFPMMDDAGVVDFDKNRGTVEPTESLDDVEVYMDVVQGHEIPWSVYYLGLSGVAASLMAAVWTGTWPFAVLPDVAWGVAVTAMFGVSAVAHTYYARGQRIGASDEPPELRE; this is translated from the coding sequence GTGTCATCCGCGTCACAGCATCGGGGGCAGGGGGAGCCCGCCGACACGGGGGAAGGGGAACCGAGCGACGAGACCGTAACTGAGCCGCTGACCGAAGACGAGCTGTTCGACGTCCTCGCGAACCGGCGGCGGCGGTACGCCGTCCACGCGCTCGAAGACGAGGACAGCTCCGTCGAACTCGGGGACGTCGCCGAGCAGGTCGCCGCGTGGGAGTACGGCGTCGACGTCGAGCAGGTGTCCTACGAGGAGCGCAAGCGCGTCTACACCGCGCTCCAGCAGTCGCACTTCCCGATGATGGACGACGCCGGCGTCGTGGACTTCGACAAGAACCGCGGCACCGTCGAGCCCACCGAGTCGCTGGACGACGTCGAGGTCTACATGGACGTCGTGCAGGGCCACGAGATTCCGTGGAGCGTCTACTACCTCGGGCTGTCGGGCGTCGCGGCGTCGCTGATGGCGGCGGTCTGGACCGGGACGTGGCCGTTCGCGGTCCTGCCGGACGTCGCGTGGGGGGTCGCCGTCACGGCGATGTTCGGCGTCTCAGCGGTCGCGCACACGTACTACGCGCGCGGGCAACGCATCGGCGCGAGTGACGAACCACCGGAGCTTCGAGAGTGA
- a CDS encoding single-stranded-DNA-specific exonuclease RecJ, whose translation MDAPVPELQARAAACADALRDADSVLLASHIDADGLTSAGIAATALERADIPHDVVFSKQLDDEEIAGLAAHDHDTVLFTDFGSGQLEAITEHERSGDFTPVIADHHQPADADTQFHLNPLLEDVDGGKELSGAGAAYVLARALLGEDATDLAALAVVGAVGDRQTVDGELVGANTQIAAEGVEAGVLDTAKDLALYGTQTRPLPKLLEYASEVYVPGITNDENGAVRFLDGLDLELHDGGNWRTWADLSHDERQTVVSALLKRAVRHGVSSEDVTKLVGQTYTLTAEEPGTELRDASEFSTLLNATARYERADVGLAVCLGERGEPLEAARELLREHRRNLSEGLSWVKREGVTVEDDLQWFHAEDRIRETIVGIVAGMALGSDATESDRPIIGFGYKNDEETKVSARGTSRLVDQGLDLSEVMSEASQAVGGDGGGHTVAAGATVPRGREQEFLDEVGDVLADQL comes from the coding sequence ATGGACGCTCCGGTCCCGGAACTCCAAGCACGGGCGGCAGCGTGCGCGGACGCACTCCGCGACGCCGACTCCGTGCTCCTCGCGTCGCACATCGACGCCGACGGCCTGACGAGCGCGGGCATCGCCGCGACCGCGCTCGAACGCGCCGACATTCCCCACGACGTCGTCTTCTCGAAACAGCTCGACGACGAGGAAATCGCGGGCCTCGCGGCCCACGACCACGACACGGTACTGTTCACGGACTTCGGGAGCGGACAGTTAGAAGCAATCACGGAACACGAGCGGTCGGGCGACTTCACGCCCGTCATCGCCGACCACCACCAGCCCGCCGACGCGGACACGCAGTTCCACCTGAACCCCCTGCTGGAGGACGTTGACGGTGGGAAGGAACTGTCGGGTGCGGGCGCAGCGTACGTGCTCGCGAGAGCTCTGCTCGGTGAGGACGCGACCGACCTCGCGGCGCTCGCGGTCGTCGGCGCGGTCGGCGACCGGCAGACCGTCGACGGCGAACTCGTCGGCGCGAACACCCAGATTGCCGCCGAGGGCGTCGAGGCGGGCGTGCTCGACACTGCGAAGGACCTCGCGCTGTACGGCACGCAGACGCGGCCGCTCCCGAAACTGCTGGAGTACGCCAGCGAGGTGTACGTCCCCGGCATCACGAACGACGAGAACGGCGCCGTGCGCTTCCTCGACGGCCTTGACCTCGAACTCCACGACGGCGGCAACTGGCGGACGTGGGCGGACCTCTCCCACGACGAGCGCCAGACGGTCGTGAGCGCGCTGTTGAAGCGCGCGGTCCGCCACGGCGTCTCCAGCGAGGACGTGACGAAGCTTGTCGGGCAGACGTACACGCTCACGGCCGAGGAGCCCGGCACCGAACTCCGGGATGCCAGCGAGTTCTCCACCCTCCTCAACGCGACGGCGCGCTACGAGCGCGCGGACGTCGGGCTCGCGGTCTGTCTCGGCGAGCGCGGCGAGCCCCTGGAGGCGGCCCGCGAGCTCCTGCGCGAACACCGCCGGAACCTCTCAGAGGGCCTGTCGTGGGTGAAACGCGAGGGCGTCACCGTCGAGGACGACCTCCAGTGGTTCCACGCCGAGGACCGCATCCGCGAGACCATCGTCGGCATCGTCGCGGGGATGGCGCTGGGCAGCGACGCCACCGAGAGCGACCGCCCGATTATCGGGTTCGGGTACAAGAACGACGAGGAGACGAAAGTCTCGGCGCGCGGCACGTCGCGGCTCGTCGACCAGGGCCTCGACCTCTCCGAAGTGATGAGCGAGGCGTCGCAGGCCGTCGGCGGCGACGGCGGCGGCCACACGGTCGCCGCGGGTGCGACTGTTCCTCGCGGCCGCGAGCAGGAGTTCCTCGACGAAGTCGGCGACGTGCTCGCCGACCAGCTGTAA
- a CDS encoding DUF5783 family protein, producing the protein MSDLTPEEFEEQKYVDYFPKLQTAYKSAFETMNESFDSDLVHGIDQTILAESEPHYEGDGEFTVDLPDDPLSKLDGVVATDEKTQHVLDRYLEELRGELRAQFGVGEDA; encoded by the coding sequence ATGAGCGACCTGACGCCGGAGGAGTTCGAGGAACAGAAGTACGTCGACTACTTCCCGAAGCTCCAGACCGCGTACAAGAGCGCCTTCGAGACGATGAACGAGTCCTTCGACTCGGACTTGGTCCACGGCATCGACCAGACGATTCTTGCCGAGAGCGAGCCCCACTACGAGGGCGACGGCGAGTTCACCGTCGACCTCCCCGACGACCCCCTGAGTAAGCTCGACGGCGTCGTCGCCACCGACGAGAAGACCCAGCACGTCCTCGACCGCTACCTCGAGGAGCTGCGCGGGGAGCTGCGCGCGCAGTTCGGCGTCGGCGAGGACGCGTAA
- a CDS encoding uroporphyrinogen-III synthase has protein sequence MTGPTVAVFRPDDDRLADATDLLESLDAEPVPDPMLAVEPTGEVPRDDADYVILTSKTGVELAAEAGWTPGDATLCAIGESTADACRDAGWTVDLVPAEYTSAGLVAALEGEVDGARVEVARSDHGSAVLTDGLDDAGAYVHETILYELVVPAEAGDSVELAADGDLDAALFSSSLTVDHWLDEAEQRGIREAALAGLNDAVVGCIGPPTRETAESAGVDVAVVPDDADFEQLARAVCDEL, from the coding sequence ATGACCGGGCCGACCGTCGCGGTGTTCCGGCCGGACGACGACCGCCTCGCGGACGCGACCGACCTCCTCGAATCGCTGGACGCGGAGCCGGTCCCGGATCCGATGCTCGCCGTCGAGCCGACCGGCGAAGTCCCCAGAGACGATGCCGACTACGTGATTCTGACGAGCAAGACGGGCGTCGAACTCGCCGCCGAGGCGGGCTGGACGCCCGGCGACGCGACGCTCTGTGCCATCGGCGAATCGACCGCCGACGCCTGCCGGGACGCGGGCTGGACGGTCGACCTCGTGCCCGCAGAGTACACGAGCGCCGGGCTCGTCGCCGCGCTCGAAGGCGAGGTCGACGGCGCGCGCGTGGAGGTCGCGCGCTCGGACCACGGCTCTGCGGTGCTCACGGACGGCCTCGACGACGCCGGCGCGTACGTCCACGAGACGATTCTCTACGAACTCGTCGTCCCTGCGGAGGCCGGCGACTCCGTGGAACTGGCTGCCGACGGCGACCTCGACGCCGCGCTGTTCTCGTCGTCGCTGACCGTCGACCACTGGCTCGACGAAGCCGAACAGCGGGGCATCAGAGAAGCCGCGCTCGCCGGCCTGAACGACGCCGTCGTCGGCTGCATCGGGCCACCGACGCGCGAGACCGCCGAATCGGCGGGCGTGGACGTGGCCGTCGTCCCCGACGACGCGGACTTCGAGCAGCTGGCGCGCGCGGTCTGCGACGAACTCTGA
- a CDS encoding DUF5305 domain-containing protein, whose translation MGEGTRWLRVRAVVSSWFPVLVAALAVLAVAGGWAAYTAHAAPGTTTQQSEQAHWTVSGEFQHAAEVTRENPIFDVGTTLSNRSTYFTGASPELDGRYVATYSGLDAPPASIDLDATLVVRAVGEDGNTVYWSDRTPLDETSASEVQSGDSASIAFSLNATRIAQRQSEIQSSLGQTPGTVESFVAVDATIEGTADGQPASLSLTHTLPVAVDGDTYTVGPAATGSQPMTTTETVTVTNDYGPLWSVGGPLLLVSGLGALAALGVGRHRDAFALSDAERDLLAFRDERAEFDEWVVRASLPESVHDRPRATAESLADLVDFAIDADTGVVEDTETGTFYAVADQLLVAYEPPALARDSDAGDAGFDDLTDFVEASEDVDDSDESDDSADASGDADGGGREETPRPQD comes from the coding sequence ATGGGGGAGGGGACGCGCTGGCTCCGGGTTCGCGCAGTCGTATCGTCGTGGTTTCCCGTGCTCGTGGCAGCACTGGCCGTGCTCGCAGTCGCGGGCGGGTGGGCGGCGTATACGGCCCACGCCGCCCCCGGCACCACCACCCAGCAGTCCGAGCAGGCGCACTGGACGGTCTCCGGCGAGTTCCAGCACGCCGCCGAAGTCACCCGCGAGAACCCGATTTTCGACGTGGGGACGACGCTCTCGAATCGCTCGACGTACTTCACGGGCGCGTCGCCGGAACTCGACGGCCGGTACGTCGCGACGTACTCCGGCCTCGACGCGCCACCCGCGTCCATCGACCTCGACGCCACGCTCGTCGTGCGCGCCGTCGGCGAGGACGGGAACACCGTCTACTGGAGCGACCGCACGCCGCTGGACGAGACCAGCGCCAGCGAGGTGCAGTCCGGCGACTCGGCCAGCATCGCGTTCTCGCTGAACGCCACGCGAATCGCCCAGCGCCAGTCCGAGATTCAGTCGTCGCTCGGGCAGACGCCCGGCACCGTCGAGTCGTTCGTCGCAGTCGATGCGACCATCGAGGGGACCGCAGACGGCCAGCCCGCGTCGCTGTCGCTCACCCACACCCTCCCGGTCGCCGTCGACGGCGACACGTACACCGTCGGACCCGCGGCGACCGGCAGCCAGCCCATGACGACCACAGAGACCGTGACCGTCACCAACGATTACGGGCCGCTGTGGTCGGTCGGCGGCCCGCTCCTGCTGGTCAGCGGGCTCGGCGCGCTCGCCGCGCTCGGCGTCGGCCGGCACCGGGACGCGTTCGCGCTCTCGGACGCCGAGCGCGACCTGCTGGCGTTCCGCGACGAGCGCGCGGAGTTCGACGAGTGGGTCGTCCGCGCCAGCCTCCCCGAGTCGGTCCACGACCGCCCGCGCGCGACAGCGGAGTCGCTCGCGGACCTCGTGGACTTCGCCATTGACGCCGACACCGGCGTCGTCGAGGACACCGAAACCGGGACGTTCTACGCCGTCGCCGACCAGCTCCTGGTCGCGTACGAACCGCCCGCGCTGGCCCGCGACTCGGACGCGGGCGACGCCGGCTTCGACGACCTCACCGACTTCGTCGAGGCCAGCGAGGACGTCGATGACTCGGACGAGTCCGACGACTCTGCGGACGCCTCCGGCGACGCCGACGGTGGCGGCCGCGAGGAGACGCCGCGGCCGCAGGACTAG
- the cobA gene encoding uroporphyrinogen-III C-methyltransferase, with the protein MTGTVYLVGSGPGDPELLTVKAARLLEDADVVLHDKLPGPEILSEIPEDKREDVGKRAGGERTPQSEINARMVELAREGNDVVRLKGGDPFVFGRGGEEMVYLAERDVPFEVVPGISSAVAAPAAADIPVTHRDHASSVSFVTGHEDPTKEESAVDWQALADTGGTIVVLMGVGKLPDYTQALRDAGMDPETPVALIEKGTRPGQQVATGTLDSIVEARDEAGIEPPAVTVIGGVAGVREETR; encoded by the coding sequence ATGACCGGGACCGTCTACCTCGTCGGGAGCGGCCCGGGCGACCCCGAGCTGTTGACGGTGAAGGCCGCGCGGCTCCTCGAAGACGCGGACGTGGTGCTCCACGACAAGCTCCCCGGCCCCGAGATTCTCTCCGAGATTCCCGAGGACAAACGTGAGGACGTGGGCAAGCGCGCGGGCGGCGAGCGCACCCCCCAGTCGGAAATCAACGCGCGGATGGTCGAACTCGCCCGTGAGGGGAACGACGTCGTCCGCCTGAAGGGCGGCGACCCGTTCGTGTTCGGGCGCGGCGGCGAGGAGATGGTCTACCTCGCGGAGCGCGACGTCCCCTTCGAGGTCGTGCCCGGCATCTCGTCGGCGGTCGCGGCGCCCGCGGCCGCGGATATCCCCGTCACGCACCGCGACCACGCCTCCTCCGTCTCGTTCGTCACGGGCCACGAGGACCCGACGAAGGAGGAGTCCGCGGTGGACTGGCAGGCGCTGGCGGACACCGGCGGCACCATCGTCGTGCTGATGGGCGTCGGCAAGCTCCCCGACTACACGCAAGCACTCCGGGACGCGGGGATGGACCCCGAGACGCCGGTCGCGCTCATCGAGAAGGGGACGCGTCCCGGCCAGCAGGTCGCCACGGGCACCCTCGACAGTATCGTCGAGGCGCGCGACGAGGCCGGCATCGAGCCGCCCGCAGTCACCGTCATCGGCGGCGTCGCGGGCGTGCGGGAGGAGACGCGATGA
- a CDS encoding DUF1102 domain-containing protein, producing the protein MTRFRHAAVLAAVVVAGTLAFPSVAAPLFSGATDQLGNNDVDVELVPSSDYARLDDGELVVDLSAANPDAEGVNDDAVTGIEDVFRVRYNGSRYAHVWITHDSDAVTFYADGAPVQSQATNVTLAPNATVAVGMRVDTTGETADGLINKITVHARAADPADVASGASVTGNTGTPLAEDSTVQTRALTETSRRFTVFGADAGETTTFDASRLVLDGAAGVLALDEVDVASTGGSVSVDVEAAGTAASSSRVAQRGAAPLGAVTVTDRLDSAGRATLRFSAPVGYFEERGVAPANLTVYRDDGGDLSKLAVVTTGERGGRLHFEAETPGFSTFVVAADRARLRVANATLESASAAPGEAVTVMANVSNAGNIAGERTVAVAVGGTVVAEPTVEVSASETATLTARVARNVTGEYAVTVGGVEAGTLAVATGNQTDGAAAAQSAGEPATADEPVREPAGFGLTEVLGLVALLAVVAASLALARRTPWR; encoded by the coding sequence GTGACAAGATTCCGGCACGCTGCCGTACTCGCGGCAGTCGTCGTTGCGGGAACCCTGGCGTTCCCGTCGGTAGCCGCGCCACTATTCTCCGGGGCGACCGACCAACTTGGCAACAACGATGTCGACGTGGAACTCGTGCCGAGCAGCGACTACGCGCGTCTCGACGACGGCGAGCTCGTCGTCGACCTGTCGGCGGCGAACCCGGATGCGGAGGGCGTGAACGACGACGCGGTGACAGGTATCGAGGACGTGTTTCGGGTGCGGTACAACGGCTCGCGGTACGCGCACGTCTGGATCACGCACGACTCGGACGCGGTGACGTTCTACGCGGACGGCGCGCCCGTGCAGTCCCAGGCAACGAACGTGACGCTGGCGCCGAACGCGACCGTGGCGGTCGGGATGCGCGTGGATACGACCGGAGAGACCGCGGACGGGCTCATCAACAAAATCACCGTGCACGCGCGGGCGGCCGACCCCGCGGATGTCGCCAGCGGCGCGAGCGTCACCGGGAATACGGGCACGCCCTTGGCCGAGGATTCAACGGTGCAGACGCGAGCGTTGACCGAGACTTCGCGGCGGTTCACGGTGTTCGGTGCGGATGCGGGCGAGACGACCACGTTCGACGCGTCCCGGCTAGTGCTGGACGGTGCAGCTGGCGTCCTCGCTCTCGACGAGGTCGACGTCGCGAGCACCGGCGGGTCGGTCTCGGTTGACGTCGAGGCCGCTGGCACGGCGGCCTCGAGCTCGCGGGTCGCCCAGCGGGGTGCGGCGCCGCTGGGCGCGGTCACCGTGACTGACCGGCTGGACAGTGCGGGGCGCGCGACGCTGCGGTTCAGCGCCCCGGTCGGGTACTTCGAGGAGCGCGGCGTCGCGCCCGCGAACCTCACCGTCTACCGCGACGACGGTGGTGACCTATCGAAGCTCGCGGTCGTGACGACCGGCGAGCGCGGTGGTCGGCTGCACTTCGAGGCCGAGACGCCAGGGTTCTCCACGTTCGTCGTGGCGGCCGACCGCGCGCGGCTCCGGGTCGCGAACGCGACGCTCGAATCCGCGAGCGCCGCGCCCGGGGAGGCGGTCACGGTGATGGCGAACGTCTCGAACGCGGGCAACATCGCCGGGGAGCGCACCGTCGCGGTAGCCGTCGGCGGGACCGTCGTCGCGGAGCCCACGGTCGAGGTTTCGGCCAGCGAAACGGCGACGCTGACGGCGCGGGTCGCGCGCAACGTGACCGGCGAGTACGCGGTCACTGTCGGGGGTGTCGAAGCCGGGACGCTCGCCGTCGCAACCGGGAATCAGACCGACGGCGCGGCGGCCGCACAATCGGCTGGTGAGCCAGCGACCGCCGACGAGCCGGTCCGGGAGCCGGCCGGGTTCGGGCTAACCGAGGTGCTCGGGCTGGTGGCGCTGCTCGCGGTCGTCGCGGCATCGCTGGCGCTCGCACGGAGGACACCGTGGCGATAG